The sequence ATACAAGAaaaaatagttatttaattaggAGATAATTCAGACATACAAGTTACAACCTGCAAGTAATCTTCTAatctaatttttaaaaaaataatagaatttCTAATATACTCATTAGATTTAATTTTGACATAACATTTAGCTGCGGTTCCCGAGCTACTGGAGTCGATTAGGGAGACAAACCaaagtaattaatcaagtgcaAGCTTCATTAAGATCGTTCATTATAAGTCATTtgttatgattaaaaaaattaaatgaaacgCACGTTTGTgacataatacatatatattatttatgatttcattaacataatatatttatattttaaaaatattttcatataaattatatttaatattagaaaataaagatttcaaatttttaatattttgtgaaattttctggaaatgatattaaaatagaaataaattctaTGTTATTAAAGTGACTTGTAAATCCTTCAAGACAAATACGAAACTCTTCATCTATCCAAACAAGGGGTGAAGGTGAAGACAAAATATGTTAAACGGTGCAGCAACCGAGTTTGTTGAATGACACGACTCATGAACAATATCTATAATCACCAAAACTTCTTGATATATGAGGAGCAAATTCCCACATAACTAAGATCTTCTTTTTTGCAAAGCCAACATGATTTAGAGATCATGCGTACTCATCGGACATTTTGGCATGTAGGAGTCGAGTTTCAAAGAGATTAAAACTTTTAAGTTGCGTTTGGTAGTTGTGATTAGATTATTAATGTATATTTAGCTGGTTTGATAAAATTAGGATATCTAAAAATTGTGATGATTTTATTATTTGCTTGGTAAAATTTTTGTGTTGATAATAAaagtttgtttatttttatccATGACTGTTCTACCCATGTTGACTATTCAACACATCCACCTGCCCACCAAGAAATCAATTATCATTGCCCGGTACTTCGGTAAGATTGTTGTGCTGAGTTTTTAACTGAAACGGTAATATCAAAGACCATCACGCCGTGGCTAAGACTATGCTGGAGATCTTCTTCAGGTGTAGCAAAGCCCTTGGATCATGTAAGGGCCCACATAAAATCATGTGGGACCCACATAATATCACGGGTTTCCGTGATCTAAGGGTTGTGCTCCACTAGCACACCTAATGGAGCATAATCTTACCCTCACGCTGTACGTGTATAAATTCTTCGATCTTTGACCCGTGCCTGCCAAAATCGTTCTCTGTCCAAACTATGTTCCCAGATCTAGTGCTGATTAGATAGAGACAATGTTACAACAAAATGAGTGACAAAAACTCCTAGTAAGATGAAAACTACTAGTTCCATGTTTTAGGTGACGcaagaataataaaatatcttaaACCAAAGAACGAAAATTGCGGAGGCGACAGATTTCATGCCTCTTCAAGCAGCGACTATGGAGTCTCGATGCGTTACAATAgaaagtggaggagaatgagatatGTTTAGGCAAAGGGTAGAAATGTCTTCAAAACTTTAATTTCGGCTACCGTACATATGCGACTTTTAATATCTCATGATTTGCCACGacaacaatatatcattaattatatCTATGTGTCAAAATACGAATCATcggatgcatgatttaaatattaccCATGCGCTAGGATCTCATTAAccctttttatgtcaaaaatagtTTTTAAGCACGGACTTGGAGTTAACTCATGAAACATAAAAAACGAGACAAACAACGAATTGTGAACTGATCACCAACTTAAAATGAGTTTTAAAGATATTGATTATATAACTTTTGAGTTTTGATAATTCGAGTTGGACAAAATGGTCATTTCAAATTCTCCCCGAATATCCTATCTACAGCCTGGGCTTCCAGTCTCCCACCACGCCCAAATGGCCTACACACTTCACTGCAAGCCCACTCTCTTTCCGACACCCGCCACCGCCTCCCCCGCCGTCAGCCACCGCCTCCCCGCCATACGTTGCGGCCCACGAGACAACCGCGGGCCACTCCTAAAAGGCAGAATCCTGAGCACAGAAGCCATACAGGCAATCCAATCACTGAAACGCTCCCACCGTGCAAACCCCGCCTCCCCCTCCCTTCCCACGCACATCCTCTCCCGCCTCATCAAATCCGACCTCGTCGCCGCCTTCAACGAGCTCCTCCGCCAGGAGCACTGCACCCTCGCCCTCGGAGTCTTCTCCACCATCAGATCGGAGTACCGAGCTGATCTCAACATGTACGCCGACTTGGTCTCCGCTCTGGCGAAGAAGGGGTTGAGGGAGGAGATCGACGGCTTGATTGGGGAGCTGGAAATGGACGGTGGGATTTCATTCGACGATGAAAAGGGGCTGTTGAAATTGGTGAAGGCGGTGATTGAGGCGGAGAGGAGGGAATCGACGGTCAGGATTTACGGGCTGATGAAAAGATCCGGGTCGGATTCGGGTTCGGTCGATATGGATGATCATTTGGGTAAGGTTTTGAGAAATGGGTTCAGGAGATTCGGGGAAGATGCATTAGCCGACGAGGTTGAGtggaaatttggtagattttaTAAGGAGATTTTGGGTAAACCATGAATttggaaaaatatattttatttttatttactttttttaaatatttgagtatTATTGTTTTTGTAGAATACAAAGTAGGAAACCGATATcactttttttctttattttccaATTTTGACATTTACATCTATCTCTTCTATGTAGCAACTATTTTGGTTTTATGTTTGAGTGTGTGAATGACTTGTGCTTAAAATATGGAGCTCGATTTCGATTTCGATTTCGACAATAAATTCGTTTAAGATTATGAAACTAATTCGTATAAAATACTAGTAATCGTTGCACCACGGGCATGTGGTTAATTCCTATGTGAATACAAATATACAATAATTTCTATGAACATAATATTTGTTTTTGTGTGCATAGGAATCaaacataaatcataaattacaGAAGCTCTTTTTCGGAATGCATAAAGGTAATAGACacattttgttttttgaattGTGGGGTGGGGGGAGATTTTTGTTATAATTGGATCTAAAATTCGAAATTTCGTCCCAAACTTGAAAATTCGGTGTCAGATAAGCTACACATCATCGACCAATACGACACATTTAATAATGAGATTCACACA comes from Henckelia pumila isolate YLH828 chromosome 4, ASM3356847v2, whole genome shotgun sequence and encodes:
- the LOC140866570 gene encoding protein THYLAKOID ASSEMBLY 8, chloroplastic, with protein sequence MAYTLHCKPTLFPTPATASPAVSHRLPAIRCGPRDNRGPLLKGRILSTEAIQAIQSLKRSHRANPASPSLPTHILSRLIKSDLVAAFNELLRQEHCTLALGVFSTIRSEYRADLNMYADLVSALAKKGLREEIDGLIGELEMDGGISFDDEKGLLKLVKAVIEAERRESTVRIYGLMKRSGSDSGSVDMDDHLGKVLRNGFRRFGEDALADEVEWKFGRFYKEILGKP